The genomic stretch GACGAACTCCGGCATCTGGGGGACCGGAGTGATTTTCTGCATGCGGATGATCTCGCGGACCTTGAGCACCGCGATGCCGTAGGCCTCGGCGGCGAGTTGGACGGTGAGGTATTTGCCCTCGTTGACCGACTGGACCGTGCGAGTGGTTTGGGTGGTGCTCATGAATCAGGAATCCAGGAAGTGGGCGTCGTGGTTGGCGGCGGCGGAGACCGGCTGGCGCGTGGTGCGCGCGACCGGCGACTTCGCGATGGGCTTGAGTTCGCCGCGCGGCGCTGCCGGACGTGACGACGACTTCGGCGTGCGCGCTGCGGACGCGGCGGCGGCGGATTTGGTCGTGCCGACGAGATGGCGGAGCTCGATCACCGCTTCGTTCATGGCGACCGCTTGGGCGCTGAGTTCCTCGGCGGCGGCGGCGGTTTCCTCGGCGCTGCTGGCGTTGCCTTGGGTGACCTTGTCCATTTGCGAGACGGCGGTGTTCACCTGGGTGATGCCTTGCGTCTGCTCGTGCGAGGCGGATGCGATCTCGGCGACGACGGCGTCCATCTTGCGGGCGCGGTCGACGATCTGTTGGAGCGAGGCCGCGACCTTGCCGGAGATCTCGACGCCGTGCTGGCTCTTGTTGACGGAGTCTTCGATCTTGGAGGCGGTTTCCTTGGCGGCGTTGGCGGAGCGCTGGGCGAGGGCGCGGACTTCCTCGGCGACGACGGCGAATCCGGCGCCGGCCTCGCCGGCGCGAGCGGCTTCGACGGCGGCGTTCAGCGCGAGGATGTTGGTCTGGAAGGCGATCTCGTCGATCGTCTTCACGATCTTGGCGATTTCACCGGAGGAGTGCTTGATGGCATCCATCGCGGATTTCATCTCCTCCATGTCGGTCGCGCCGGTGTCGGCGGCGGTGCGGGTCTGGCCGGAGAGTTCCTTGGCCTGATTGGCGCTGTCCGCATTACGCTTCGCCATGGAGGCCATCTCTTCGAGCGAGGCGGAGGTTTCTTCGAGCGAGGCGGCTTGTTCGCTGGCGCCTTCGGCGAGGGATTGGCTGGCGGCGGAGACCTGGCCGGTGGCGGCCGCGATTTGCTCCGCGCCGTCGCCGACAACCTGAGTGACGGAGCCGAGCGGACCGACGATGCTGCGCGTAATGATGACGATGAAGCCGACGGTGAGGAGCACGGTGCCCACGCCGATCCAGACGATGAGCGATTGGGTATAGTTCATCTTGGCAGACATGACTGGGCCGGCGTGATCCTGGTCGGCGATGAGCTCGCGTTTGAATTCCTCGAGGCCTTCGTCGAGTGAGTTGCCCGACTTGGCCATGACGTCGGCAAGGGTGATCAGCTGCGAAAGGGAGGCGCCACGTTTGCCGGCGGCAGTGAGGTCGGCGAAACGGGTGGCGTGTTCGCTGAGGTGAGACTCGATGTCCTGGAGCATCTTCAGGCGTTGCGGCTCGTCGTGGAACTGCGTCTGCATATCCTTGATCAACGGCATCAGCTTGTCGTGATGCGCCTGATAAGCGGTCACGTCCGCAGCGCGTTTCGTGGCGATGTAGTCCTTGGCTGCGACGCGCATCTCGAGGAACTCCGCCTGCGCACGTCCGGCGAACACGCTGTGGCTCGCGTCGGTGCGATACTCGGTGAAG from Opitutia bacterium encodes the following:
- a CDS encoding chemotaxis protein CheW — its product is MSTTQTTRTVQSVNEGKYLTVQLAAEAYGIAVLKVREIIRMQKITPVPQMPEFV